A single Orcinus orca chromosome 2, mOrcOrc1.1, whole genome shotgun sequence DNA region contains:
- the NUTM1 gene encoding NUT family member 1, with the protein MSSDGASPLPGHDMTMKPGAALSPFTALPFPQPGPGPSDQPPWGPPSQHPMPSALSPGNPLVLSAFPSPLLVTGDGGPGPSGAGAGKVTVKVKTEGGPAEPSQTQNFFLTQAALNWTASGAPSGGPESPAPGFLTASNVKTLLPPKAVGVSQEGLPGLPTQAPLPAAQLAPIVPPEKASPGPHGATGEGGPAATRSKPSLDDLSYTSKGVYENFQCWQRYRALARRHSSQSPDAEALSCFLIPVLRSPARRKPTMTMEEGLPRAVQEWEHTSNFNRMIFYEMAEKFMEFEAVEKMQVQNTQLMNGSQGVPPEAPLKLDPPGTPAPEVCQQAVYIPKKAASKARGPRRRQRKTQRPPAPEAPKEIPPEAVKEYTDIMEGLLASHLATEESDGKQEEEEQQRQEEGMYPDADLLSYINELCSQEAFVSKVEAVIHPQFLADLLSPEQQRDPLALTEELEQEEGLGLVQLVQERLLPLEEEEDAEAPPSCSGALLDSRPSVSDEDEDGAGWPRPSPGLWVAGKSASLGKRAREVPAGQEQDLDGLRGMCRDGNTLPSPSGWDLQLELAAPQGTQGPLRIERRGSGKVTNQIAPLQDGHLGGAESPGCSLVGDRISEALPLCWQEGPQFEIVLSLDAGLAELAPLQGQGSEKQALGLQTERQIGGLGVAPQETEPLALPQEGSSGAMWGDDRGPPTVQSYDQNPSPRAGGDRGGDGASLSLGVWLSSEMDAVGLEMPLQIEEVLENFHDWECVTEHQQGSQALGSRSNISLGPGENTAPGDVGSSIVSCGGTDATAALEKRNYCSSSGPLRANSPASSLKENREQSPETLWDPKHLWVEGCPPLLESRIGASTLGASEETLLPANQGNILILGTQDTSSFPEASPEAGSGGNSTSPLVEATDQVNILDVRDAGGLQLGVSKDTCPLSFNSYDPQGEGREDTDLSEPKDLAPLPGDPESYAHGTPRSTAPHQGLRSTSPRLVLREASPVKETCSSADGAKGEEWGDEEDEEFSNFAHLLASKLSLSSRGPPLSFRPASGLFSSGGRGAQRASHSLVAEARGLSQPPYPVAKSGKRALVGGPAPAEKRPFQGAELGSPGKKPLPLGVVRAAQPRKRRRDGFLTGRRKKRCRTQ; encoded by the exons ATGTCTTCAGATGGAG CGTCTCCATTGCCAGGACACGACATGACCATGAAACCTGGCGCTGCCCTGTCTCCTTTCACTgcacttcccttcccccagcctggtCCTGGCCCATCAGACCAACCACCCTGGGGGCCGCCCTCGCAGCACCCCATGCCTTCAGCACTCTCTCCAGGCAACCCTCTGGTGCTCTCAGCTTTCCCCAGCCCGTTGTTGGTGACAGGGGATGGGGGCCCTGGCCCCAGTGGAGCTGGAGCTGGCAAGGTCACTGTCAAAGTCAAGACAGAAGGAGGGCCAGCTGAGCCCTCCCAAACTCAGAACTTTTTCCTTACTCAGGCCGCCCTCAACTGGACTGCCTCAGGCGCTCCCTCTGGGGGCCCTGAGAGTCCTGCCCCCGGATTCCTGACAGCCTCTAATGTGAAGACCCTTCTGCCCCCGAAGGCAGTTGGGGTGAGCCAGGAGGGCCTCCCAGGCCTTCCTACTCAGGCTCCATTACCAGCTGCCCAACTGGCCCCCATCGTGCCCCCGGAAAAGGCTTCGCCAGGGCCGCATGGGGCAACTGGGGAAGGAGGTCCTGCGGCTACCCGATCCAAGCCCTCACTGGATGACCTCTCTTATACCTCCAAGGGTGTTTATGAGAATTTCCAATGCTGGCAGCGCTACAGAGCGTTGGCAAGGAGGCACTCATCCCAAAGTCCTGATGCAGAGGCCCTTTCCTGCTTTCTTAT CCCAGTGCTTCGTTCCCCGGCCCGGCGGAAGCCCACTATGACCATGGAGGAGGGACTGCCAAGGGCTGTGCAGGAGTGGGAACATACCAGCAACTTTAACCGGATGATCTTTTATGAGATGGCAGAAAA GTTCATGGAGTTTGAGGCCGTGGAGAAGATGCAGGTTCAGAACACACAGCTAATGAATGGGTCCCAGGGCGTGCCTCCTGAAGCCCCTCTGAAGCTTGATCCTCCAGGGACCCCAGCCCCCGAGGTTTGCCAGCAGGCAG TGTACATTCCCAAGAAGGCGGCCTCCAAGGCGCGGGGGCCCCGCCGGCGGCAGCGCAAGACCCAGAGGCCTCCGGCTCCTGAGGCACCCAAGGAGATCCCACCAGAGGCGGTGAAGGAGTACACCGACATCATGGAAGGGCTGCTGGCGAGCCACCTGGCCACCGAGGAGTCGGATGGaaaacaggaagaggaggagCAGCAGCGGCAGGAGGAAGGGATGTATCCAGATGCGGATCTCCTGAGTTACATCAACGAGCTGTGTTCTCAGGAGGCCTTTGTCTCCAAG GTGGAGGCCGTCATTCACCCTCAATTTTTGGCAGATCTGCTGTCCCCAGAACAACAGAGGGATCCCTTGGCCTTAACTGAGGAGCTGGAACAAGAAGAAGGACTCGGTCTTGTCCAG CTGGTCCAGGAGCGACTCCTGCCcttggaagaggaggaggacgCAGAGGCACCTCCAAGCTGCAGTGGAGCTCTATTGGACTCGCGTCCTTCTGTTTCTGATGAGGATGAAGATGGGGCTGGGTGGCCTCGGCCCTCACCTGGGCTTTGGGTGGCTGGAAAGTCTGCTTCTCTGGGAAAGCGGGCAAGAGAAGTGCCTGCTGGGCAGGAGCAGGACTTAGATGGCCTGAGGGGGATGTGCAGGGATGGGAACACTCTGCCATCCCCCAGTGGCTGGGACCTGCAGCTAGAACTTGCAGCTCCACAGGGAACGCAAGGGCCCTTGCGTATAGAGAGAAGAGGGTCTGGGAAGGTTACAAACCAGATAGCCCCACTTCAGGATGGCCACCTGGGAGGCGCTGAATCCCCCGGGTGCTCCCTGGTGGGTGATAGGATTTCCGAGGCTCTGCCCCTTTGCTGGCAGGAAGGCCCCCAGTTCGAGATAGTTCTCAGTTTGGATGCTGGACTTGCAGAGCTGGCTCCTCTGCAAGGACAGGGGTCAGAAAAGCAGGCCCTGGGGCTGCAGACTGAACGACAGATAGGGGGTCTTGGAGTGGCTCCCCAGGAGACGGAGCCATTAGCACTGCCCCAGGAAGGCTCTTCAGGGGCCATGTGGGGAGATGACAGAGGTCCTCCCACGGTTCAGAGTTACGACCAGAACCCTTCCCCTAGAGCAGGTGGGGATAGGGGCGGGGACGGGGCCTCCCTCAGTCTGGGAGTTTGGCTCAGCAGTGAGATGGATGCCGTAGGCTTGGAGATGCCCTTACAGATCGAGGAGGTCCTAGAGAACTTCCATGATTGGGAATGTGTCACTGAGCACCAGCAGGGCAGCCAGGCATTGGGCTCCAGAAGCAACATTTCTCTGGGTCCCGGAGAAAACACAGCACCTGGGGATGTGGGAAGCAGCATAGTTAGCTGTGGAGGCACAGATGCCACAGCTGCCCTAGAAAAGAGAAACTACTGCAGCTCGTCAGGACCTCTGAGGGCCAACAGCCCGGCCTCAAGCCTTAAAGAAAATAGAGAGCAGAGCCCTGAGACTCTATGGGATCCCAAGCATCTGTGGGTTGAAGGTTGCCCCCCGTTGCTAGAAAGCAGAATTGGTGCCTCTACACTGGGGGCTTCTGAAGAAACCCTCCTGCCTGCAAATCAAGGCAACATCCTTATCCTGGGGACCCAGGATACCTCCTCCTTCCCTGAGGCCAGCCCAGAGGCAGGGAGCGGAGGCAATTCCACTTCTCCCCTGGTGGAAGCCACAGATCAGGTCAACATACTAGATGTTAGGGATGCTGGTGGCCTCCAGCTAGGGGTCAGTAAGGATACCTGCCCACTAAGTTTTAATTCTTATGACCCCCAAGGAGAAGGCAGGGAGGATACTGATTTATCTGAGCCTAAAGACCTTGCTCCCTTACCAGGGGATCCAGAGTCTTACGCACATGGGACGCCCAGATCAACGGCTCCCCACCAGGGCCTTAGAAGCACTTCCCCTAGATTAGTTCTGAGAGAAGCCTCTCCTGTCAAAGAAACATGCAGCTCAGCAGATGGGGCCAAAGGCGAGGAGTGGGGGGACGAGGAGGACGAGGAATTCTCCAACTTTGCCCACCTCTTGGCCTCTAAGCTTAGCCTCTCATCAAGGGGGCCTCCCCTCAGTTTTCGCCCTGCCTCAGGCCTGTTCTCCTCAGGGGGTCGGGGGGCCCAGAGAGCATCCCACTCCCTCGTTGCTGAGGCAAGAGGCCTCAGCCAGCCTCCGTATCCTGTTGCCAAGTCTGGGAAGCGAGCTCTAGTTGGAGGCCCAGCCCCTGCTGAAAAGAGGCCCTTCCAGGGAGCTGAACTTGGGTCACCTGGGAAGAAACCCCTGCCTCTGGGAGTGGTTCGGGCCGCACAGCCTCGTAAAAGAAGGCGTGATGGTTTCCTCACAGGCAGGAGGAAGAAACGATGTCGTACCCAGTAG
- the NOP10 gene encoding H/ACA ribonucleoprotein complex subunit 3 yields MFLQYYLNEQGDRVYTLKKLDPMGQQTCSAHPARFSPDDKYSRHRVTIKKRFKVLMTQQPRPVL; encoded by the exons ATGTTTCTCCAGTATTACCTCAACGAGCAAGGAGACCGGGTCTACACGCTGAAG AAGCTTGACCCCATGGGACAGCAGACCTGCTCGGCCCACCCTGCTCGGTTCTCCCCAGACGACAAATACTCTCGACACCGAGTCACCATCAAGAAACGCTTCAAGGTGCTCATGACCCAGCAACCGCGCCCCGTCCTCTGA
- the LPCAT4 gene encoding lysophospholipid acyltransferase LPCAT4 has product MSQGSPGDWAPLYPTPGPPAPPNPFVHELHLSRLQRVKFCLLGALLAPIRVLLAFIVLFLLWPFAWLQVAGLTEEQLQEPITGWRKTVCHNGVLGLSRLLFFLLGFLRIRVRGQRASRLQAPVLVAAPHSTFFDPIVLLPCDLPKVVSRAENLSVPVIGALLRFNQAILVSRHDPASRRRVVEEVRRRATSGGKWPQVLFFPEGTCSNKKALLKFKPGAFIAGVPVQPVLIRYPNSLDTTSWAWRGPGVLKVLWLTASQPYSIVDVEFLPVYRPSPEESRDPTLYANNVQRVMAQALGIPATECEFVGSLPVIVVGRLKVALEPQLWELGRVLRKAGLSPGCVDTEAEPGRSRMISQEEFARQLQLSDPQMVAGAFSYFQQDARGLVDFRDVALALAALDGGRSLEELTRLAFELFAEEKEKQAEEKEKQAEGPGRLLYKDGFSTILHLLLGSPHPAARTLHAELCQAGARQGLSLCEFQDFSVHHPLHGKLFGTYLRPSQTPNASSPDSVPALANGAVQAPKQKGD; this is encoded by the exons ATGAGCCAGGGAAGTCCGGGGGACTGGGCCCCCCTCTATCCCACCCCCGGACCCCCGGCGCCCCCCAACCCCTTCGTGCATGAGTTACACCTCTCCCGCCTCCAGAGGGTTAAG TTCTGCCTCCTGGGGGCACTGCTGGCCCCCATCCGAGTGCTTCTGGCCTTTATCGTCCTCTTTCTCCTCTGGCCCTTTGCCTGGCTGCAAGTAGCTGGTCTTACTGAGGAGCAGCTTCAGGAGCCGATTACAGGATGGAGAAA gaccgtgtgccacaacgggGTGCTGGGACTCAGCCGCCTACTCTTTTTCCTGCTCGGTTTCCTCCGGATTCGAGTTCGGGGCCAGCGGGCCTCCCGCCTTCAAGCTCCCGTCCTGGTTGCTGCCCCTCACTCTACGTTCTTTGACCCCATTGTTCTGCTGCCCtgtgacctgcccaaggttgTGTCTCGAGCTGAGAACCTTTCTGTTCCTGTCATTGGAG CCCTTCTTCGCTTCAACCAAGCCATCCTAGTGTCCAGGCATGACCCAGCTTCTCGGCGCAGGGTGGTGGAGGAGGTCCGAAGGCGGGCTACCTCAGGAGGCAAGTGGCCCCAG gtACTATTCTTTCCTGAGGGCACCTGTTCCAACAAGAAGGCTTTGCTTAAATTCAAACCAG GAGCCTTCATCGCGGGGGTGCCTGTGCAGCCTGTCCTCATCCGCTACCCCAACAGTCTG GATACCACCAGCTGGGCATGGAGGGGCCCTGGAGT ACTCAAAGTCCTCTGGCTCACAGCCTCTCAGCCCTACAGCATCGTGGATGTGGAG ttcCTCCCTGTGTACCGCCCCAGCCCGGAGGAAAGCAGGGACCCCACCCTCTATGCCAACAACGTCCAGAGGGTTATGGCACA GGCCCTGGGCATTCCAGCCACCGAGTGTGAGTTTGTAGGGAGCTTGCCGGTGATTGTGGTGGGCCGGCTGAAGGTGGCCTTGGAGCCGCAGCTCTGGGAACTGGGAAGGGTGCTTCGGAAGGCTGG GCTGTCCCCTGGCTGTGTGGACACTGAGGCAGAGCCAGGCCGGAGTCGAATGATCAGCCAGGAAGAGTTTGCCAGGCAGCTACAGCTCTCTGACCCCCAGATGGTGGCTGGTGCCTTTAGCTACTTCCAGCAG GATGCCAGGGGTTTGGTGGACTTCCGAGACGTGGCCCTTGCGTTGGCGGCTCTGGATGGGGGCAGGAGCCTGGAGGAGCTGACTCGCCTGGCCTTTGAG CTCTTTGCCgaggagaaagagaagcaagccgaggagaaagagaagcaagccGAGGGGCCCGGCCGCCTGCTGTACAAAGACGGCTTCAGCACCATCCTGCACCTGCTGCTGGGCTCGCCCCACCCTGCCGCCAGGACCTTGCACGCCGAGCTGTGCCAGGCAGGAGCCCGCCAGGGCCTCTCCCTCT GTGAGTTCCAGGACTTCTCCGTTCACCACCCGCTCCACGGGAAGCTCTTCGGCACCTACCTGCGCCCCTCGCAGACACCAAACGCCTCCTCCCCAGACAGCGTCCCTGCTCTGGCCAACGGGGCCGTGCAGGCCCCCAAGCAGAAGGGCGACTGA